The sequence ATTATTCTTTTTTATTGAAACAAAATATTTACTGTGTTAAATATACACATCAAATTAATTATACATATTCATTTTCGGAGTTATCATGAATCGATTTAGATCAATATTTCTTGTTGTTTTTGTTTTATTTTTTACTATGAATCAGCAAACATTTTCAAATCCGACTGAAATTCAAAGTATTATTGAAAAAGCAAAACCAGATAGACGATCTCCTTGGGAAGTTAGTGGTTCAATATTACGTTTCAATGAATATTTTATTTCTACTTTAAAATCTGAGTGTGGATTTAGGGCTTTTGGTTATACTTCTAAAGAAGTAGCCATTAATGCGATGCTCGATGCGCTTAAAGATAAAAGCACTTTAGTAAATACTTTACGAGCTGAAAGATTGCGTCAATTTATTGACAATGATCATGATAACCCAGTAAATTTTTCTTCTGCTGAAAGTTATTTAAATAATATTAAAAAAACTAAACATGAGCTCTCTTATCAACCAAATGAAAATGTATATGATAAGAAAAAGGGAATTCAAAAAATCATAGAGAAACCTTCTTACACATTGATTGATGCTTTTGCATCATTGAATAATAAAAATCTTTATATTTATGAAGTGGATCTAAGTAAAAATAAAACTCTTTTTTTAAGTCATTCTTACATTATTAATAACAATGCAGAAAGTTTATATCTTCTGCGTAAAGGTTTTCACTATAATAAATTGGTATTAATTAATGATTTACCTTCAAATAATGTTGCTCAAAATCTAGAAACGCAATATCATCAAGAATTAAGAAATCATCATATAGAAAAATTAAAAAATTCTTATGCGGTAAAAAGTCAGCGGAATCAGCCTTATTCAAATCATAATTTGTCTAATGGCGTAAATTCTTTAAAAGTTGTTGCTAAGATAAATAATAATAATTTTTGCGAACAAAATTCAAAAAAAAATAAAGAAATAAAAACCACAAAAACATGGAAAGTTTTAAATAAAACTGATCGTCAATTTTCCGAATATTCTTTTTCTAACGAATATACTGATTCAATATACAAAGGCTTGGGTTATGGATCGCAAAAAGAAGCTATTAACGCTTTGCTGGATGTATTAAACAACCCTGATAATAAATTTGAAAAAAACAAAAGAGACGAAATAAAAAAATATATATCCAATGAAATGCTTAAAAATAGTAATTTATTAGATTATACTAAAATTAACAATATTGATTATTACACGGAAACAAAAAATCAATTTGATTTTTTAACGACTATAAAAAAAAACAAAGTAAACATATCTTTTTCATGCAATACTGATAAAAATGGTGTATTTACACCTGAAAAATCTCAATATGGATTGATGAGTGCTTTAGCTTTATTAAAGGATAGAAATCTATATATATACAAAAAACATGATAATCAGCATATTCGCTTAATTCATTTTTATCAAATAGATCCCAAAAAGTTTTCTATCTATTTAATCGATAATAATACGCATTTCAATAAACTTGTACCAACAAATGATAAAGAAGGTTTAAAAAAAGCCCAAGAAATTGAAGATAAGCTTAATCCCATTACGCAGAAAAAGACTTCTTCCGGTGTTATTGGTATTGATAATAACACTCAATCACAAGATCACATTATTCATAACAACAATTATATACCGAATGTTACTGAAATTAGATCGCGTTCAAACAATATTATGAATGAAATTCAGCGCGTTGATTTAACAGAAAAAGAAATTTTAAATTTTTTAAACGATGATTCTCCGCGGGCTAAAATTCGTGGTTTTGATTTTAAAACTTCGTGTCAAAAAATTTATGATTATTATACCTTTGTTGACGTTAATTCAGACAATAATGATTCAAAATTTGAAGATGATTGCGCTTTAGCTATTTTGTTTTTAAGTAAAAATTTTGTACCTTCTTCAATGACAAAAAAAGAATTTTGTGAAGATTTATTGTCTAAATTGAATTTTATTATTAAGGTAACGGGGTCAGATGCCAAAACTAATAAATACAGACATTATGCACGTATTTATAAAGCACGTATTTATATTGCCTTAGAAAAATATCAAAAAGCATGGGTCGAATTAATTGATCTCTATTTTCAAAAAACATCTTATACGAAATGTTATCACCTTGATATAGCTGAATTAATTATTGATCACCAATTTACACCCAAAAATACTACCCGTGATCAAGCGCTTGCATTTGCAAAATCTTTGTTAAGAACGACAGGATCACGACCAAATAGTACAAGAAAATCGCATATTCGATCTGTCAATATATCAACTATATTTCATCCAAATTATCGAAACGATATAGAATCAAGACAAAAAGAATATCAATTAAGTAAAAAAATTGAAGCTGAAGAAAATATAATTTCGGATGATTCATCTTCAGACGATTCGTCTTCAGGTTTTTCAAGTGACGAAAGTGATGTTGAAAATCCTTTTATAGAAGTATCTAATGATTCCATGAATAAAGCAAATCCTATTGTTTCTAATAATTTAAAACGAAAAAGACCAATATCATCAGAACGCTTATCAAAACACCCAAAAATAAATGAATCCGATGAAATTCAAAACAACAATAACATTGTCTATGAAAATAATGATGAGAATATTGAAGAAGAAATAGAATATGTTGAAGAAACATTTTCAGACAAATATTTAGGTAGTTTAAAAAATAAATCAAGACAAGCTCTTTTGCGCGGCAATTATTATACTGCTCGCAATCTAAATAAAGCACTAAAATTTTACACAGAGGGGATCAAAAAATATCCATCAGCAGATCTGTATCGTGCTTTAGGCAATCATTATTATTATCAATTTAAAAACTATGTTCAAGCGAAAGAAATCTACAAAGAGGGTATTCAAAAATGTCCATCCTCAGCTCTGTATTGTCTTTTGGGGGATCTTTATCATTATGAACTGAAAGACTTTAAACAAGCGAAAAAAATCTGTGAAGAGGGAATAGAAAAATATCCATCTTCAGGTGTTTATCGTGCTTTAGGGAATCTTTATTATTATGAACTGAAAGACTTTAAACAAGCGGAAGAAATCTATGAAAAGGGCATTAAATTATACCCATCCGCCGATTTATATCGTGCCTTAGGGAATCTTTATTGTTATGAATTGAAAGACTTTAAACAAGCGAAAAAAACCTATGAAGAGGGGATAGAAAAATATCCATCTTCAGGTCTTTATGCTGCTTTAGGTAATCTTTATCGCCATGGATTGAAAGACTTTAATCAAGCAGAAAAAATCTATAAAGAGGGTATTCAAAAATATCCATCCTCAGATCTTTATCGTGCTTTAGGTGAGCTTAATTATTATCAACTGAAAGGCTCTGAATATGCATTAGAACAAGCAATAACAGAATATCAAAATGGTATTAATTTATATCCCTCCTCAGATCTTTATCGTGCATTAGGCGATCTTTATTGTTATGAACTAAAAAATTATGAACAAGCAAAAGAAATCTATGAAGAGGGCATTCAAAAATATCCATCCGCCAGTCTTTATTGTTCTTTAGGTAATCTTTACTGTTATAAATTAAAAAATTATGAACAAGCAAAAGAGATCTATGAAGAGGGTATTCAAAAATATCCATCCTCAGATCTTTACCGTGCTTTGGGGGATCTTCATCGTTATGAACTAAAAGACTTTGAAGAAGCGAAAAAACTCTATAAAGAGGGTATTCAAAAATATCCATCCGCTGATCTATATCGTGTATTAGGCAATCTTTATAAGCATGAACTGAAAGACTTTGAAGAAGCAAAAAAAATCTATCAGGTAGGTATTAATTTATACCCATCGTCAGATCTGTATCGTTCTTTAGGTGATCTTTATCATTATGAACTGAAAGATTTTGAAGAAGCGAAAAAACTCTATAGGGAAGGTATTAAATTGTACTCATCCTCAGATCTTTATCGTGCTTTGGGGGATCTTTATTGTTATGAACTGAAAGACTTTGAAGAGGCGACAAAAATATATCAAAAGGGTATTAATTTATACCCATCGTCAGATCTGTATCGTGCTTTAGGGAATCTTTATTGTCGTAAATTAAAAGATTACAAACAAGCAGAAAAAGCCTATGAAGAGGGTGCTCAAAAATATCCATCCGCTGATATATATCGTGCATTAGGCGATCTTTATTGTTATGATTTAGCACAACATGAGAAAAATCCTATTTTAAAAAAAGAATATCAAATAAAAGCATTTGAGGCTTATTTGAATGCTTTTAATTATAATGATCCAAAAATAAATACAAAAATAGAAAAACCGCTAAAGTTTTTGTATAAAGAATTAATGCAAATATCACGTAATGAGCGTATTGATGTTTTACCATTTTTTGCAAATCTATATGTCTGTCTTGGGTGTGCCTATTATTTTGATTTGACCGATCAAGAAGAAGATCTGGATCTAAAAAAAGAATATCAACAAAAAGCACTTGCAGTATTTAAAAAAGCTTTTGCTTTTGGGGATGCTGCGATCAATGCGAAAATACAAGAACACATTGATTTTTTGGAAAAAGCGCTTCAAAAAAAATAATTTTTTAGAATCAGTAAGATCTTGACTGGTTTTATCCAACAGGGTGTGTGAAATCTTTTATACACCCTTAGGTAAAAATAATTTGCATTAAAGGTTTTTAAATTTCAACTTTTCTATAAAAAATAAAAAGTGTTGAATAATCTCTACACAATAATAAAATTTACGCCATATTTTATGCCCTATCCTTGACGATGCTTTTCATATCGATAGACTCCATCCAGAACCAACTGAATCATCAAGGAAAATTTTATGAAAATGCATTACGTTAAATCCCTTTTCTTAGGGGCTGTTTCTCTTTTAATTTTAAATCCAAGTTTTGCTGATAATGATCATCAATTTGAATTTGGGCCAGAGTTTTCACATCATTCCCTTAATGAAAAAATTGGTGGTGCAAACGTTAATAAACTTGAAGGTCCTATGGTTGGTGTTCAAGGATCTTGGCTCTTTCATATGGGGCGCAATTTTTTGAGCGTTAATCCACGTTATCTTGCATCAAAACAAAAATATTCAAATAAGACGCTTCAAACGCATTCAAAAGGGCATGATTCTTTGTTTGAGCTTAGAGGTAATTTTGGTCGAGATTTC is a genomic window of Alphaproteobacteria bacterium containing:
- a CDS encoding tetratricopeptide repeat protein, whose product is MNRFRSIFLVVFVLFFTMNQQTFSNPTEIQSIIEKAKPDRRSPWEVSGSILRFNEYFISTLKSECGFRAFGYTSKEVAINAMLDALKDKSTLVNTLRAERLRQFIDNDHDNPVNFSSAESYLNNIKKTKHELSYQPNENVYDKKKGIQKIIEKPSYTLIDAFASLNNKNLYIYEVDLSKNKTLFLSHSYIINNNAESLYLLRKGFHYNKLVLINDLPSNNVAQNLETQYHQELRNHHIEKLKNSYAVKSQRNQPYSNHNLSNGVNSLKVVAKINNNNFCEQNSKKNKEIKTTKTWKVLNKTDRQFSEYSFSNEYTDSIYKGLGYGSQKEAINALLDVLNNPDNKFEKNKRDEIKKYISNEMLKNSNLLDYTKINNIDYYTETKNQFDFLTTIKKNKVNISFSCNTDKNGVFTPEKSQYGLMSALALLKDRNLYIYKKHDNQHIRLIHFYQIDPKKFSIYLIDNNTHFNKLVPTNDKEGLKKAQEIEDKLNPITQKKTSSGVIGIDNNTQSQDHIIHNNNYIPNVTEIRSRSNNIMNEIQRVDLTEKEILNFLNDDSPRAKIRGFDFKTSCQKIYDYYTFVDVNSDNNDSKFEDDCALAILFLSKNFVPSSMTKKEFCEDLLSKLNFIIKVTGSDAKTNKYRHYARIYKARIYIALEKYQKAWVELIDLYFQKTSYTKCYHLDIAELIIDHQFTPKNTTRDQALAFAKSLLRTTGSRPNSTRKSHIRSVNISTIFHPNYRNDIESRQKEYQLSKKIEAEENIISDDSSSDDSSSGFSSDESDVENPFIEVSNDSMNKANPIVSNNLKRKRPISSERLSKHPKINESDEIQNNNNIVYENNDENIEEEIEYVEETFSDKYLGSLKNKSRQALLRGNYYTARNLNKALKFYTEGIKKYPSADLYRALGNHYYYQFKNYVQAKEIYKEGIQKCPSSALYCLLGDLYHYELKDFKQAKKICEEGIEKYPSSGVYRALGNLYYYELKDFKQAEEIYEKGIKLYPSADLYRALGNLYCYELKDFKQAKKTYEEGIEKYPSSGLYAALGNLYRHGLKDFNQAEKIYKEGIQKYPSSDLYRALGELNYYQLKGSEYALEQAITEYQNGINLYPSSDLYRALGDLYCYELKNYEQAKEIYEEGIQKYPSASLYCSLGNLYCYKLKNYEQAKEIYEEGIQKYPSSDLYRALGDLHRYELKDFEEAKKLYKEGIQKYPSADLYRVLGNLYKHELKDFEEAKKIYQVGINLYPSSDLYRSLGDLYHYELKDFEEAKKLYREGIKLYSSSDLYRALGDLYCYELKDFEEATKIYQKGINLYPSSDLYRALGNLYCRKLKDYKQAEKAYEEGAQKYPSADIYRALGDLYCYDLAQHEKNPILKKEYQIKAFEAYLNAFNYNDPKINTKIEKPLKFLYKELMQISRNERIDVLPFFANLYVCLGCAYYFDLTDQEEDLDLKKEYQQKALAVFKKAFAFGDAAINAKIQEHIDFLEKALQKK